The window TTTCGAGCGCCGTCTTTACTTTATTCTCGTGACCCGAAAATGTTCTCAACACATACCACTTAAAGCTCATCTCTAAAAAATCCCTTTTATTATATTACTCAAAATCTGATCGATGATATAAACAAAAGCAGCGAGAATTAAGCAAGTGATAATAACGAGCTGAGTTGAACCCTTAAGTTCTTCTTGTGTTGGCCAGGTAACTTTTTTCATCTCCCTGACAACATCGTTAAT is drawn from Ignavibacteria bacterium and contains these coding sequences:
- the secE gene encoding preprotein translocase subunit SecE yields the protein MKQKIINYINDVVREMKKVTWPTQEELKGSTQLVIITCLILAAFVYIIDQILSNIIKGIF